The Pseudomonas sp. GD03919 region GCTCGGGCAATACCACCAGCATGGGTGTGGTGCGATAGGCGGAGAGGCCATCGCACTCGTAAGGCTTGAGGTCTTCCTGGGTATGCAGGATGTCAAGGTCGGGCAGGCGCTGGCGCAGCTCGGCCAGCAAGGCGGCCTTGTCGACCTTGGGTAGCGCGCCGTCGACGCGCTCGTCGTACAGAATGCTCATGGCAGGCTCAATCGTGGACGATGTTGTTATTGGCGGTCATGCTGCGACCTTGGCCTGCATGTTTAGGCCGTTTGTATATTTTCGTCCATCTTTGCTCATGCTGGTATGACCAGTTTCTTTCGTCAGTCTTTCACCACGATCCAGACAAAAGGCTTATGCTTTATGGCCTGGGCGCTGGCTGCGAACGCAAGAGAATGTGTCTGCGAAAACTGGTACGACCAGTTGTGGGGGTGCTGAAAATGAAACCGAATCAGGGCGCTGCACGACGCCAGGTGAGTGACGTGGTGGCCGAGCGCATCGAGCGGCTGATCGTCGACGGTGTACTCAAGGTGGGCCAGCCACTGCCGTCGGAACGGCGCCTGTGCGAAAAACTGGGCATCTCCCGTTCTGCACTGCGCGAAGGACTCAAGGTGCTGCGTGGGCGCGGCATCATCGAGACGGCGCAGGGGCGTGATTCACGCGTGGCCAAGCTCAGCGGCGAGCGCGACGCCAGCCCGCTGATGCACCTGTTCAACTCGCAGCCGCGTACTCTGTACGACCTGCTGGAAGTGCGCGGCCTGCTCGAGGGGGAGTCGGCGCGCCTGGCGGCCCTGCGTGGCACCGAAGCGGATTTCGTGCTGTTGACCCGGCGTTACGAAGAGATGCTGGCGGCCCATACGCAGGAGCAGCCGGTGGACCCACGCGAGCATGCGCGCCTCGACCACGCCTTCCACCTGGCTATCTGCGAGGCCTCGCACAACCCGGTGCTGGTGCACACCCTGCAGTCGCTGACCGATCTGATGCTCAGCACCGTGTTCGCCTCGGTGAACAACCTCTATCACCGCCCGGCGCAGAAACGGCAGATCGACCGCCAGCACTCGCGCCTGTATCACGCGGTGATCGAGCGCCTGCCGGAACAGGCGCAGCGCGCCGCGCGCGACCATATCCACAGCATCCGAGACAACCTGCAGGAGATCGAGCAGGAAGAGCAGCGCCTGGTACGCGCCACCATGCGCCTTGAAGGTTGGGCCTGATAGGGTCGTGCACCGCCCTGACACAGCAATACGGTATGCGACGAGCATGACTGTCCGCACAGAATGATGGCGTTTTAATGGCTATCATCGCGCCCTTCCCGCAGCATCTGGGCCGTGCGCCCGTCGAAACTGCCCCCTCGCATTCCAATAAAAACCCCCGCATTCAAGGGTTCACCCATCACTGCCGGCGCTCGCCTGCGGTGCATTGCCTCGTCCTCGAATTGGAGTACCGACGTGTTGAAGAAGTACCTGTCTGTCATTCTGCTCGCCTGCACCGCGCTGGTAAGCATGCCTAGCCTGGCGCAGTTGAGCGATTCCGAAGCCATGAACATGGCCGGCCTGCAGCGCTCGCTGACCCAGCGCATGGCCAAGAACTACCTGATGCTCGGTGCCGACGTGCGTTTAGATGTGGCCCAGCGTCAGCTCAAGGAAACCATCGAACGTTTCGATGCCAGCCAGAAGGCCCTGGCCGGTTACGCACCCACTGCCGAGATCAAGGCTGCGCTGGCCAAGGTCGACGCCACCTGGGCTGTTCATCGCCAGCAGGTCGAAGCCAAGCCGGAATGCTCTACATGGCCAAGTCCTGGCGTGTGCCTGCGCCGGACCTGGACGCCAAGCTGGACAAAGCCGTGAGCGATTTCGAGACCATCCTCAAGGAGCTGGAAGCCCGCGGCACGCCG contains the following coding sequences:
- a CDS encoding type IV pili methyl-accepting chemotaxis transducer N-terminal domain-containing protein; the protein is MLKKYLSVILLACTALVSMPSLAQLSDSEAMNMAGLQRSLTQRMAKNYLMLGADVRLDVAQRQLKETIERFDASQKALAGYAPTAEIKAALAKVDATWAVHRQQVEAKPECSTWPSPGVCLRRTWTPSWTKP
- the glcC gene encoding transcriptional regulator GlcC; translation: MKPNQGAARRQVSDVVAERIERLIVDGVLKVGQPLPSERRLCEKLGISRSALREGLKVLRGRGIIETAQGRDSRVAKLSGERDASPLMHLFNSQPRTLYDLLEVRGLLEGESARLAALRGTEADFVLLTRRYEEMLAAHTQEQPVDPREHARLDHAFHLAICEASHNPVLVHTLQSLTDLMLSTVFASVNNLYHRPAQKRQIDRQHSRLYHAVIERLPEQAQRAARDHIHSIRDNLQEIEQEEQRLVRATMRLEGWA